One Haloterrigena salifodinae DNA window includes the following coding sequences:
- a CDS encoding NADH-quinone oxidoreductase subunit D, which translates to MSTGLERDRVPVEVSEDDLEAIVGNRALARDDHLNAPGFVVRPDDVQDVLSDLKERGGFDHLSNLTAQQYEDRYESIYHLKKYADPTQEVSIVVPTPIDDPVSESAAPVFSTADWHEREAFDLVGIDYEGHPDPRRILLPETWQGHPLSQDYDQEKPQLVTLTDHANPIQPDHHDAESDTMFLNIGPHHPATHGVLHLETVLDGETVVDVDPDIGYLHRCEEQMCQNGTYRHQIMPYPDRWDYVSAGLLNEWAYARVAEDLADIEVPDYAQVIRTMGAELCRIASHMLALATFALDVYGDFTAIFQYGMRDREVVQDILEDLTGQRLMFNYFRLGGVAWDLPEPRDEFVAKTRDFLDELPAKVDEYHDLLTSNEIFQVRTHDTGVLEPDVAKDYGCTGPVARGSGIDYDLRRDDPYGYYDELEWDVVTEPGCDNYSRVLVRMQEVEESAKIIEQCLDLLEDWPEDEREIQANVPRTLKPDADTEVYRAVEGAKGELGIYIRADGTDKPARFKIRSPCFHNLSALPEMANGEYVPDLIASLGSLDIVLGEVDR; encoded by the coding sequence ATGAGCACGGGACTCGAACGCGACCGAGTGCCGGTCGAGGTCTCCGAGGACGACCTCGAGGCGATCGTCGGCAATCGCGCGCTCGCGCGCGACGATCATCTGAACGCGCCCGGATTCGTCGTCCGCCCGGACGACGTCCAGGACGTCCTCTCAGATCTGAAAGAGCGGGGCGGGTTCGATCATCTCTCGAATCTGACCGCCCAGCAGTACGAGGATCGGTACGAGTCGATCTACCACCTCAAGAAGTACGCCGATCCCACCCAGGAGGTCTCGATCGTCGTTCCGACGCCGATCGACGACCCGGTCAGCGAGTCCGCCGCGCCGGTGTTCTCGACGGCCGACTGGCACGAGCGGGAGGCCTTCGACCTCGTCGGCATCGACTACGAGGGCCATCCGGATCCACGACGGATCCTCCTGCCGGAAACCTGGCAGGGACACCCGCTCTCGCAGGATTACGACCAGGAGAAACCGCAGCTGGTCACCCTCACGGACCACGCCAATCCGATCCAGCCGGACCACCACGACGCCGAGAGCGACACGATGTTTCTGAACATCGGTCCCCATCATCCGGCGACCCACGGCGTGCTCCACCTCGAGACGGTACTCGATGGCGAGACGGTCGTTGATGTCGACCCCGACATCGGCTACCTCCACCGCTGCGAGGAGCAGATGTGCCAGAACGGCACGTACCGCCACCAGATCATGCCCTACCCGGACCGCTGGGACTACGTCTCGGCGGGGCTGTTGAACGAGTGGGCCTACGCGCGCGTCGCGGAGGATCTGGCTGACATCGAGGTGCCCGACTACGCCCAGGTCATCCGAACCATGGGCGCCGAACTCTGTCGGATCGCCTCCCACATGCTCGCGCTGGCGACGTTCGCACTGGACGTCTACGGCGACTTCACCGCCATCTTCCAGTACGGCATGCGCGATCGGGAGGTCGTACAGGACATCTTAGAGGACCTCACCGGCCAGCGACTCATGTTCAACTACTTCCGGCTGGGCGGGGTCGCCTGGGATCTGCCGGAACCCCGCGACGAGTTCGTCGCGAAGACGCGGGACTTCCTCGACGAACTGCCGGCCAAGGTCGACGAGTACCACGACCTGCTCACCAGCAACGAGATCTTCCAGGTCCGGACCCACGACACCGGGGTTCTCGAGCCCGATGTGGCGAAAGACTACGGCTGTACGGGGCCCGTCGCCCGCGGTTCGGGCATCGACTACGACCTCCGGCGCGACGACCCCTACGGCTACTACGACGAACTCGAGTGGGACGTCGTCACCGAGCCCGGCTGTGACAACTACAGCCGCGTCCTCGTGCGCATGCAGGAGGTCGAGGAGTCGGCCAAGATCATCGAGCAGTGTCTCGACCTGCTCGAGGACTGGCCCGAAGACGAGCGAGAGATCCAGGCCAACGTGCCGCGGACGCTGAAGCCGGACGCCGACACCGAAGTGTACCGCGCCGTCGAAGGCGCGAAGGGCGAACTCGGCATCTACATCCGGGCCGACGGCACCGACAAGCCGGCCCGATTCAAGATCCGCAGCCCGTGTTTCCACAACCTTTCCGCGCTGCCGGAGATGGCAAACGGCGAGTACGTCCCAGACCTGATCGCGTCGCTCGGTAGCTTGGACATCGTTCTCGGGGAGGTGGATCGATAA
- a CDS encoding NADH-quinone oxidoreductase subunit B has product MSSNNPRQQIHGSTAPSTDTRDSRIGEGPDDRFNSKLREAFGSTPFILTKFDKFMNWVRGNSMFMLQFGIACCSIEMMHTYAIKHDLDRFGAGVPRASPRQADVMIVPGTIVSKFGPRMKRVYDQMPEPKFVVGMGSCTISGGPFQEGYNVVKGAEEIIPVDIHVPGCPPRPEALVYGVAKLQERIRNGESTPVVVKPYELEQFGDLPKDELVQKLASEIDEEDLVMRYNWADSP; this is encoded by the coding sequence ATGAGTAGCAACAATCCACGGCAACAGATCCACGGCAGCACCGCACCGTCGACGGACACCCGCGACTCGCGGATCGGCGAGGGGCCCGACGACCGGTTCAACTCGAAGCTTCGGGAGGCGTTCGGTTCGACGCCGTTCATCCTCACCAAGTTCGACAAGTTCATGAACTGGGTGCGGGGCAACTCGATGTTCATGCTGCAGTTCGGGATCGCTTGCTGCAGCATCGAGATGATGCACACCTACGCGATCAAACACGACCTGGATCGCTTCGGCGCCGGCGTCCCCCGCGCCTCGCCGCGACAGGCCGACGTGATGATCGTTCCGGGAACGATCGTCTCGAAGTTCGGTCCCCGCATGAAGCGGGTCTACGACCAGATGCCGGAACCGAAGTTCGTCGTCGGCATGGGCTCGTGTACGATCTCCGGCGGCCCCTTCCAGGAAGGGTACAACGTCGTCAAGGGCGCCGAGGAGATCATCCCGGTCGACATCCACGTCCCGGGCTGTCCGCCCCGGCCGGAGGCGCTGGTCTACGGCGTCGCCAAACTCCAAGAGCGGATCCGGAACGGCGAGTCGACGCCCGTCGTCGTCAAACCATACGAACTCGAGCAGTTCGGCGACCTGCCGAAGGACGAACTCGTCCAGAAACTCGCGAGCGAGATCGACGAGGAGGACCTCGTCATGCGCTACAACTGGGCTGATTCGCCATGA
- a CDS encoding NADH-quinone oxidoreductase subunit A, with protein MNDWIAIGALALVGLLIPLGMMAVSYLLRPTVPETSKRATYESGEIPTGGTRVRFNIQYYTVALLFLVFDIETVLLFPWAVVYLDAVESDSVSLLEILGPMLLFVAILLVGLAWAWRNGAVQWAQTPRQAAADSDRQ; from the coding sequence ATGAATGACTGGATCGCTATCGGGGCGCTGGCGCTCGTGGGACTGTTGATACCGCTCGGAATGATGGCGGTATCCTACCTCCTGCGGCCGACCGTTCCCGAAACGAGCAAACGCGCCACCTACGAGAGTGGCGAGATCCCCACCGGCGGGACGCGCGTCCGGTTCAACATCCAGTACTACACGGTTGCACTTCTGTTCCTCGTCTTCGATATCGAGACCGTCCTTCTGTTCCCCTGGGCGGTCGTGTACCTGGATGCCGTCGAATCGGACTCCGTCTCGTTGCTCGAGATTCTCGGGCCAATGTTGCTGTTCGTCGCCATCCTGTTGGTCGGACTCGCGTGGGCGTGGCGCAACGGCGCAGTACAGTGGGCACAGACACCCCGTCAGGCAGCGGCCGACTCTGACCGACAATGA
- a CDS encoding AIR carboxylase family protein, which produces MSDSVSDLIDRLHREADQDRPDAETPDVGIVMGSDSDLETMMTGGRRRGAYDAFVDELGFAEQTDYEEPPEERFTFETYVTSAHRTPDLMTAYAETAADRGLEVIIAGAGGKSADLPNMTASIAYPLPVIGVPVQEKSVDSVIGMPTGAPLVAVDAGKSFNAALSAAQILARQHEAVRERLVDYHDGLREGVGDVSRRLHDQGTANFSSE; this is translated from the coding sequence ATGAGCGATAGCGTCAGCGACCTCATCGACCGCCTGCACCGCGAGGCCGACCAGGACCGCCCGGACGCGGAGACGCCAGACGTCGGCATCGTCATGGGCAGCGACTCGGACCTCGAGACGATGATGACCGGCGGCCGGCGTCGCGGCGCCTACGACGCCTTCGTCGACGAACTCGGCTTCGCCGAGCAGACCGATTACGAGGAACCGCCCGAAGAGCGCTTCACCTTCGAAACCTACGTCACTTCGGCCCACCGGACGCCGGACTTAATGACCGCTTACGCCGAGACGGCGGCGGACCGCGGCCTCGAGGTCATCATCGCGGGCGCGGGCGGGAAGTCCGCGGACCTGCCGAACATGACTGCCTCCATCGCCTACCCCCTGCCGGTGATCGGCGTTCCCGTCCAGGAGAAGTCGGTCGACAGCGTCATCGGCATGCCGACCGGCGCGCCGCTCGTGGCGGTCGACGCCGGCAAATCGTTCAACGCCGCGCTGTCGGCGGCCCAGATTCTCGCCCGCCAGCACGAGGCCGTCCGCGAGCGACTCGTGGACTACCACGACGGACTCCGAGAGGGGGTCGGCGACGTGTCGCGACGGCTTCACGACCAAGGAACCGCGAACTTCTCGAGCGAGTAA
- a CDS encoding 5-(carboxyamino)imidazole ribonucleotide synthase, translating to MTTLRTPGPTLGVVGGGQLGRMLAEAASPLGVEVVVLDPTPDCPAAPVARDQIVADFDDEAGIRELAARADVLTFEIELADQDVLERVSEDSGTPVHPKPSTLRTIHDKLVQKRELEDAGVPVPPFREVEDADDIRDAIDDYGAPVMLKARTGGYDGRGNVPVESKADADEALESVAGPAMVESFVDFEREVSVIAVKGDDEVATFPLGENVHVDEILRETIVPARSSEAAAERAYDVARDVLEVMDGRGVYGIELFETPDGEILLNEIAPRPHNSGHWTIEGAQSSQFEQHTRAVLGWPLGSTELRSPTVLTNLLGDVDEEQRAELGDIDRLLETPGANLHWYGKRQVRPLRKMGHVTVSAEDEDADVEALLETARELEDAVTFRN from the coding sequence ATGACAACGCTACGGACGCCGGGACCGACGCTCGGGGTCGTCGGCGGCGGACAGCTCGGACGGATGCTCGCCGAGGCGGCATCGCCGCTGGGGGTCGAGGTCGTCGTGCTCGATCCGACGCCGGACTGTCCGGCGGCGCCGGTCGCCCGCGACCAGATCGTCGCCGACTTCGACGACGAGGCGGGGATCCGCGAACTCGCTGCGCGCGCGGACGTGCTCACCTTCGAGATCGAACTCGCCGATCAGGACGTCCTCGAACGCGTCAGTGAGGACTCCGGGACGCCGGTCCACCCGAAGCCGTCGACGCTGCGGACGATCCACGACAAACTCGTCCAGAAGCGCGAACTCGAGGACGCGGGCGTTCCGGTGCCGCCGTTCCGTGAGGTCGAGGACGCCGACGACATTCGCGACGCCATCGACGACTACGGCGCGCCGGTAATGTTGAAGGCTCGTACGGGCGGCTACGACGGCCGCGGCAACGTCCCGGTCGAGTCGAAAGCCGACGCTGACGAGGCCCTCGAGTCGGTCGCCGGCCCCGCGATGGTCGAGTCGTTCGTCGACTTCGAGCGCGAGGTCTCGGTCATCGCCGTCAAGGGAGACGACGAGGTCGCGACCTTCCCGCTGGGCGAGAACGTCCACGTCGACGAAATCCTCCGGGAGACGATCGTCCCCGCGCGCTCGAGCGAAGCTGCAGCCGAACGCGCCTATGACGTCGCGCGGGACGTCCTCGAGGTGATGGACGGACGCGGGGTGTACGGTATCGAGTTGTTCGAAACGCCCGACGGCGAAATCCTGCTCAACGAGATCGCGCCGCGCCCGCACAACTCCGGCCACTGGACGATCGAGGGCGCCCAGAGCTCGCAGTTCGAACAGCACACCCGCGCCGTGCTTGGCTGGCCGCTCGGCTCGACGGAGCTGCGGTCGCCGACCGTGCTGACGAATCTGCTCGGCGACGTCGACGAGGAACAGCGCGCGGAGCTGGGCGATATCGACCGTCTTCTCGAGACGCCCGGCGCGAACCTCCACTGGTACGGCAAGCGCCAGGTCCGCCCGCTGCGCAAGATGGGCCACGTGACGGTGTCGGCCGAAGACGAGGACGCCGATGTCGAGGCGCTCCTGGAGACCGCGCGCGAACTCGAGGACGCGGTAACGTTCCGGAACTGA
- a CDS encoding methyl-accepting chemotaxis protein, whose translation MAQRISRDEPGVSRTESAERRVEYTSETIDRLESFADETESPTLDVTATDLEAAYAADDGDTDGEATAVPVPDSLVATQADLTAGLLNPTASDRAADVAAAARDHADREIAPSAYVATYAPAIDRLIDDAFASIDGEDESDAGLETVRETLRAGLKSTLVDVQIGVDEFAATEPESDPDEASDENADNEHLESVGLETVFDAIPNPAFLIDDENTVLYYNRPYRRLLNLDADHRDFLGDDCRETLAAATYSDGRRHHTLADKVAENPRDADAAWDVERVDDDYGFADRIVYGDQSTMKDHTGAETHIEFLAMPLFDADGELATVLELIYDRTDAVRRQQSVEQLIGEVTGTLRSIGDGDLSARADFHDQYGVVDPTLLELTGEVNDMAHDFEELVERVNRQTDGLAASIERTTESAHEIDGQVTSQNQSLEAVATELEEFSATMEEVAASSGEVADAADEALSEADRGVAAIEDATDVTDEILESSAELVETVETLDESVDEIGDVAEVIADVADQTNLLALNANIEAAKASDDGAGFAVVANEVKRLAEETQEHTEEIATRIEHVQQQARKTVDEVETSHEQVRTAESEIRDVVQSFSTISDSVQTAADGIQEVSNANDDQAATVEEVMATVKEVQRHADTVAETTDEIVVEFEKQEQAVIELTDRIHELSAGQ comes from the coding sequence ATGGCACAGCGGATCTCTCGAGATGAACCCGGAGTATCGAGGACTGAGTCGGCCGAACGACGGGTCGAGTACACGTCCGAGACGATCGATCGACTCGAATCGTTCGCCGACGAGACGGAATCTCCGACGCTCGACGTCACCGCGACCGATCTCGAGGCTGCATACGCCGCGGACGACGGCGACACCGACGGCGAGGCGACGGCCGTACCGGTACCGGACTCCCTCGTCGCGACACAGGCCGATCTCACGGCCGGGCTACTCAATCCCACCGCGTCGGACCGGGCGGCAGACGTCGCAGCGGCCGCCAGGGACCACGCCGATCGCGAGATCGCCCCGTCGGCGTACGTCGCGACGTACGCGCCCGCGATCGATCGGCTGATCGACGACGCGTTCGCGTCGATCGACGGCGAAGACGAATCGGACGCCGGCCTCGAGACCGTCCGGGAGACGCTTCGCGCCGGTCTCAAGTCGACGCTGGTCGACGTCCAGATCGGCGTCGACGAGTTCGCCGCGACGGAGCCCGAGTCGGATCCGGACGAGGCGTCGGACGAGAACGCCGATAACGAACACCTCGAGTCGGTCGGCCTCGAGACGGTGTTCGACGCGATTCCGAACCCGGCCTTCCTCATCGACGACGAGAACACGGTACTGTACTACAATCGGCCCTACAGGCGACTGCTCAATCTGGACGCCGATCACCGCGACTTCCTCGGCGACGACTGCCGCGAGACCCTGGCCGCGGCGACGTATTCGGACGGACGACGCCACCATACCCTCGCGGACAAGGTCGCGGAGAACCCGCGGGACGCGGACGCGGCCTGGGACGTCGAGCGCGTCGACGACGACTACGGGTTCGCGGATCGCATCGTCTACGGGGACCAGAGCACGATGAAAGACCACACGGGCGCGGAGACCCACATCGAGTTCCTCGCGATGCCGCTGTTCGATGCCGACGGCGAACTAGCGACCGTCCTGGAACTCATCTACGACCGGACCGACGCGGTGCGCCGCCAGCAATCGGTCGAGCAGTTGATCGGCGAAGTGACCGGCACGCTCCGCAGCATCGGCGACGGCGACCTGTCCGCTCGAGCCGACTTCCACGACCAGTACGGGGTCGTCGATCCGACGCTCCTCGAGTTGACCGGCGAGGTCAACGACATGGCCCACGACTTCGAGGAGCTCGTCGAACGCGTCAACCGGCAGACCGACGGGCTCGCGGCCTCGATCGAGCGCACGACCGAGTCCGCCCACGAGATCGACGGCCAGGTGACCAGCCAGAACCAGTCCCTCGAGGCCGTCGCCACGGAACTCGAGGAGTTCTCCGCGACGATGGAGGAGGTGGCGGCGTCCTCGGGCGAAGTCGCCGACGCCGCCGACGAGGCGCTTTCGGAGGCCGATCGAGGCGTCGCGGCTATCGAAGACGCCACGGACGTCACCGACGAGATCCTCGAGAGCAGCGCGGAACTGGTCGAGACCGTCGAGACGCTAGACGAGTCGGTCGACGAGATCGGCGACGTCGCCGAGGTCATCGCCGACGTCGCCGACCAGACGAACCTGCTCGCGCTCAACGCCAACATCGAGGCGGCCAAGGCCAGCGACGACGGAGCCGGCTTCGCCGTCGTCGCCAACGAGGTGAAACGCCTCGCGGAGGAGACCCAAGAGCACACGGAGGAGATCGCGACGCGGATCGAACACGTCCAGCAGCAGGCCCGCAAGACCGTCGACGAGGTCGAAACCTCCCACGAACAGGTTCGCACCGCCGAGTCGGAGATTCGGGACGTGGTCCAATCGTTTAGCACCATCTCCGATAGCGTCCAGACCGCCGCCGACGGCATTCAGGAGGTCTCCAACGCGAACGACGATCAAGCGGCGACGGTCGAAGAGGTGATGGCCACTGTCAAGGAGGTCCAACGGCACGCCGACACGGTCGCGGAAACGACGGACGAGATCGTCGTCGAGTTCGAGAAACAGGAGCAGGCCGTCATCGAACTCACCGATCGCATCCACGAACTGTCGGCCGGCCAGTAG
- the ribH gene encoding 6,7-dimethyl-8-ribityllumazine synthase, whose translation MTTLGLVVAEFNRPITEQMEQEALEAAQAAGAEVYETVRVPGAYDAPLAADRLARRDAVDAVAVIGTVITGDTDHDQVITDATAQRLSDVSLERDTPVTLGVTGPGMSAAEARERVENAGKAVDGALDLVDQLPGSDPTADSA comes from the coding sequence ATGACCACGCTCGGACTGGTGGTCGCGGAGTTCAACCGGCCGATCACCGAGCAGATGGAGCAAGAAGCCCTCGAGGCGGCCCAGGCCGCGGGCGCCGAGGTGTACGAGACGGTCCGCGTCCCGGGCGCGTACGACGCGCCGCTGGCCGCGGATCGGCTCGCCCGCCGCGACGCGGTCGACGCCGTGGCCGTCATCGGGACGGTCATCACCGGCGACACCGACCACGATCAGGTGATCACCGACGCGACCGCACAGCGGCTCTCCGACGTCAGTCTCGAGCGTGATACACCCGTAACGCTCGGCGTGACGGGCCCCGGGATGTCCGCTGCCGAAGCGCGCGAACGCGTCGAGAACGCGGGCAAAGCCGTCGACGGCGCGCTCGACCTCGTCGACCAGCTTCCCGGTTCCGATCCGACTGCAGATTCAGCGTAA
- a CDS encoding pyridoxal phosphate-dependent aminotransferase, with protein MTMEFTDRLTRVEPSATLAISALATELENDGVDVVDLSVGEPDFPTPENIVEAGKDAMDAGHTGYTTSAGIIDLREAISEKLADDGLDHGPEEIIVTPGAKQALYEIVQALIADGDEVALLDPAWVSYEAMVKMAGGDLTRVNLSETDFQLEPALDDLEAAVSDETELLIVNSPSNPTGAVYSDAALEGVRDLAVEHDITVISDEIYKEITYGVEPTSLGTLEGMADRTVTVNGFSKAYSMTGWRLGYFAGPEDLIDQAGKLHSHSVSSAVNFVQHAGLEALETEEPVAEMVDAFEDRRDLVIDLLEEHDVDVAEPEGAFYMMVPVDDDDQAWCEGALEDAHVATVPGSAFGTPGYARISYAASEERLEEGIERLADEGYF; from the coding sequence ATGACCATGGAATTCACCGACCGCCTGACCCGAGTCGAACCGTCCGCAACGCTTGCCATCTCCGCGCTCGCCACCGAACTCGAGAACGACGGCGTCGACGTCGTCGACCTCTCCGTCGGCGAGCCCGACTTCCCGACCCCCGAGAACATCGTCGAAGCGGGCAAGGACGCGATGGACGCCGGCCATACCGGCTACACCACCTCCGCGGGGATCATCGACCTCCGTGAGGCCATCTCGGAGAAACTCGCCGACGACGGCCTCGACCACGGCCCCGAGGAGATCATCGTCACGCCCGGCGCAAAGCAGGCGCTGTACGAAATCGTCCAGGCGCTGATCGCCGACGGCGACGAAGTCGCGCTGCTCGACCCCGCGTGGGTTTCCTACGAAGCGATGGTCAAGATGGCCGGCGGCGACCTGACCCGCGTCAACCTCTCCGAGACCGACTTCCAGCTCGAGCCCGCGCTCGACGACCTCGAAGCCGCCGTCTCCGACGAGACCGAACTGCTGATCGTCAACTCGCCGTCGAACCCCACCGGCGCCGTCTACTCCGACGCCGCCCTCGAGGGCGTCCGCGATCTGGCCGTCGAACACGACATCACCGTAATCTCCGACGAGATCTACAAGGAGATCACCTACGGCGTCGAGCCGACCAGCCTGGGCACGCTCGAGGGGATGGCCGACCGTACCGTCACGGTCAACGGCTTCTCGAAGGCCTACTCGATGACCGGCTGGCGGCTGGGCTACTTCGCCGGCCCCGAGGACCTGATCGACCAGGCCGGCAAACTCCACAGCCACTCGGTTTCTTCGGCTGTGAACTTCGTTCAGCACGCCGGTCTCGAGGCCCTCGAGACCGAGGAACCGGTCGCCGAGATGGTCGACGCCTTCGAGGACCGCCGCGACCTCGTCATCGACCTGCTCGAAGAGCACGACGTCGACGTCGCCGAACCCGAGGGGGCCTTCTACATGATGGTCCCCGTCGACGACGACGATCAGGCTTGGTGCGAGGGCGCGCTCGAGGACGCCCACGTCGCGACCGTCCCCGGCAGCGCGTTCGGCACCCCCGGCTACGCGCGAATCTCGTACGCGGCGAGCGAAGAGCGACTCGAGGAAGGCATCGAGCGGCTGGCCGACGAAGGCTACTTCTAA
- a CDS encoding alkaline phosphatase family protein produces MTRTSDRDDTTPAEHTEGEADGLDTLVIGIDAGCRPVFERLFEENRIPTIERLCTEGATAPLESQIPPWTPSAWPSIYTGVNPGKHGVVGFVGYDGYDWHVTSNDDVQAHPLWTLLDRHDRSSVVVNAPVTHPPDEFDGAVIPGFLGPEDPPCHPEGLLEEVRDEIGEYRVYPAYTRGDDSLSDDEKIAEYRNLIRMRGEAFRYLAEEFDPDLGFLQFQKTDTVFHEFAGDEELVNRVYEATDDQLATVLEDCDPDRVFLVSDHGMGPYDGYEFRINEFLRDEGYLETTTGGKGMPSWTPMRRRLREGEECESWEPGMTARAASIAARFGITASRIRAALERVGLADLAREYAPSGVSRTANEQVDFVNSAAYVRARTELGVRINLEGRDPNGVVPPEEYESLREELIRRLQSVETPDGEALFETVAPRERYFHGDRVEDTVDIVTIPNGFDHMISEQLLDGEYFSPAEPWNHKLDGIFAAAGEGIDEEAALDRVHIFDVAPTVLSSMGVPYSDHMDGSVAPVADPVDPISYATYEDDGDGSDRSEPDEDVTDRLADLGYLN; encoded by the coding sequence ATGACACGGACGTCTGACCGTGACGACACCACACCGGCCGAGCATACCGAGGGCGAAGCGGATGGGCTAGATACGCTCGTCATCGGGATCGATGCGGGGTGTCGACCGGTCTTTGAGCGACTCTTCGAGGAGAACCGGATTCCGACCATCGAGCGGCTGTGTACCGAGGGCGCAACCGCGCCGTTAGAGTCCCAGATTCCGCCGTGGACGCCGAGCGCCTGGCCGTCGATCTACACGGGTGTCAACCCCGGCAAACACGGCGTGGTTGGCTTTGTCGGCTACGATGGATACGACTGGCACGTGACGAGCAACGACGACGTCCAGGCGCACCCGCTGTGGACGCTATTGGACCGACACGACCGCTCGAGCGTCGTCGTCAACGCGCCGGTGACCCACCCGCCCGACGAGTTCGACGGCGCGGTGATCCCCGGCTTTCTGGGGCCGGAGGATCCGCCCTGCCACCCCGAGGGGCTCCTCGAGGAGGTTCGCGACGAAATCGGCGAGTACCGTGTCTATCCCGCCTATACGCGCGGCGACGACTCGCTGTCCGACGACGAAAAGATCGCGGAGTACCGAAACCTGATCCGGATGCGCGGCGAGGCGTTTCGGTACCTCGCCGAGGAGTTCGATCCCGATCTCGGCTTTCTCCAGTTCCAGAAGACGGACACGGTCTTCCACGAGTTCGCCGGCGACGAGGAACTCGTCAATCGGGTCTACGAAGCGACCGACGATCAGCTCGCGACGGTGCTCGAGGACTGCGATCCGGATCGCGTCTTCCTCGTGAGCGATCACGGGATGGGGCCGTACGACGGCTACGAGTTCCGGATCAACGAGTTTCTGCGGGACGAAGGCTACCTCGAGACGACGACCGGCGGCAAGGGGATGCCGTCGTGGACACCGATGCGCAGGCGGCTCCGCGAGGGCGAGGAGTGCGAGTCCTGGGAACCCGGCATGACGGCGCGTGCGGCGTCGATCGCCGCCCGGTTCGGGATCACCGCCAGTCGCATCAGAGCCGCCCTCGAGCGGGTCGGCCTCGCCGATCTCGCGAGGGAGTACGCGCCGAGTGGCGTCTCGCGGACGGCCAACGAGCAGGTCGATTTCGTTAATTCCGCGGCCTACGTCCGGGCCCGAACCGAACTTGGCGTCCGGATCAACCTCGAGGGGCGGGATCCGAACGGGGTCGTTCCGCCCGAGGAGTACGAGTCGCTTCGCGAGGAGCTGATCCGGCGCCTGCAGTCGGTCGAGACTCCCGACGGCGAGGCGCTGTTCGAGACGGTCGCGCCGCGCGAGCGGTACTTCCACGGTGACCGCGTCGAGGATACCGTCGACATCGTGACGATCCCCAACGGATTCGACCACATGATCTCCGAACAGCTACTCGACGGGGAATACTTCAGCCCGGCCGAACCGTGGAACCACAAGCTCGACGGGATTTTCGCGGCCGCCGGCGAGGGGATCGACGAGGAGGCGGCGCTCGATCGCGTCCACATTTTTGATGTCGCACCGACGGTCCTGTCTTCGATGGGCGTCCCGTACAGCGATCACATGGACGGAAGTGTCGCGCCCGTCGCCGATCCGGTCGACCCGATATCGTACGCAACCTACGAGGACGACGGCGACGGTTCTGATCGGTCGGAGCCCGACGAAGACGTGACAGACCGGCTGGCCGATCTGGGGTATCTGAACTGA
- a CDS encoding helix-turn-helix domain-containing protein, which produces MGFIAEVHLVHDELALASTIANHPETTFRYEYEASTDDRRYQFVSVFSDDEAAVKDSMASDPTVSDPTLIATFENRTIFRVALETDLAVLPDWGGEHGLFVFTVTSGERGWVARIYLPNRDALIAFRARCRDRGISFRVTQLYDTSVSDSGTFHLTDQQHEILMMAYYGGYFDIPRGITQDDLAERLGISDSAVSQRIRRATAELIAATIENDRMPNQ; this is translated from the coding sequence ATGGGATTTATCGCTGAAGTTCATCTCGTTCACGACGAGCTCGCGTTGGCATCGACGATCGCAAACCATCCCGAGACGACGTTCCGGTACGAGTACGAGGCGTCGACCGACGACCGTCGATACCAGTTTGTCTCCGTGTTCAGCGACGACGAGGCGGCCGTCAAGGATTCGATGGCGTCGGACCCGACGGTCTCGGACCCAACCCTCATCGCGACGTTCGAGAATCGGACGATCTTCCGCGTCGCACTCGAGACCGACCTCGCGGTCCTCCCCGACTGGGGCGGCGAGCACGGACTGTTCGTGTTCACGGTGACAAGTGGCGAACGCGGCTGGGTCGCTCGCATCTACCTGCCGAACCGGGACGCGCTGATCGCGTTTCGAGCGCGGTGTCGCGACCGTGGAATCTCCTTTCGCGTGACTCAGCTGTACGATACGTCGGTCTCCGACAGCGGCACCTTCCACCTGACCGACCAGCAACACGAGATCCTCATGATGGCCTACTACGGCGGCTACTTCGATATTCCCCGCGGAATCACGCAGGACGATCTGGCCGAACGGCTCGGCATTTCGGACTCGGCGGTCTCCCAGCGGATCCGACGCGCTACCGCGGAACTGATCGCGGCGACGATCGAGAACGATCGGATGCCGAATCAGTAA